Proteins encoded together in one Lathyrus oleraceus cultivar Zhongwan6 chromosome 5, CAAS_Psat_ZW6_1.0, whole genome shotgun sequence window:
- the LOC127087347 gene encoding protein IQ-DOMAIN 6: MGASGKWFKSLLSHKKISSSTTTTDQEKKTSGTTKKKWQLWKSSSEGSSSSSMKKSGGGGTASVCDSSLTAAAVAVVVRAQPKDFNLIRQEWAAIRIQALFRAFLARRALRALRAVVRLQAIFRGRQVRKQAAVTLRCMQALVRVQARVRARNVRNSPEGKAVQQLLDDHRNQADSVKLIEQGWCEIPGTADEVKAKLRLRQEGAIKRDRAMAYSLSAQSRMSASPNSKSATPLKHHHNRDNKSLGNGLLERWMANKPWESPMSNRKSEELVPTFQTRRNGMTTRISSLKICQQTPSSSTISSEYMNDDSVISSSCTSGSPSIMPFSNTTVMAEAREEKDVPSYMSLTESTKAKLKALRSSSQNSKRLTMDDCLSHNTNSTFLNGYNSISSSGSDPSVNIWKDRCATPLRASYYQKRYGRR, from the exons ATGGGTGCCTCAGGAAAATGGTTCAAATCACTTCTTTCTCATAAAAAAATCTCATCTTCAACCACAACAACAGATCAA GAGAAGAAGACGAGTGGTACTACTAAGAAGAAATGGCAGCTATGGAAGTCATCTTCAGAAGGATCTTCTTCTTCAAGTATGAAGAAGAGTGGTGGTGGTGGTACTGCTTCCGTGTGCGATTCTTCTCTTACTGCTGCTGCGGTTGCCGTGGTGGTTCGAGCTCAACCTAAGGATTTCAACCTAATCAGGCAGGAATGGGCTGCTATTCGAATTCAGGCTCTGTTTCGAGCCTTCTTG GCTAGAAGAGCTTTGAGGGCATTGAGGGCAGTGGTGAGGCTGCAAGCTATATTTAGAGGCAGGCAAGTGCGAAAACAAGCCGCAGTTACTCTAAGGTGTATGCAGGCTCTTGTTAGAGTTCAAGCTCGCGTAAGGGCTAGGAATGTAAGGAATTCTCCAGAAGGTAAAGCAGTTCAGCAGTTGTTAGACGACCATCGCAACCAAGCTGATTCTGTTAAACTCATAGAG CAAGGATGGTGTGAAATTCCTGGAACTGCAGATGAAGTTAAAGCAAAGCTAAGGCTGAGACAAGAAGGAGCAATCAAGAGGGATAGAGCAATGGCATACTCTCTTTCGGCACAG TCAAGAATGAGTGCTAGTCCGAACTCGAAATCAGCGACTCCTCTCAAGCATCATCACAATCGCGACAACAAGAGCTTAGGAAACGGGTTGTTAGAACGCTGGATGGCGAACAAGCCATGGGAGAGTCCAATGTCAAACAGGAAGAGTGAAGAGCTTGTTCCTACTTTTCAAACGAGAAGGAATGGCATGACAACTAGGATTTCATCTCTTAAAATCTGTCAGCAAACTCCATCCTCTTCCACCATAAGCTCCGAATACATGAATGACGATAGCGTTATATCATCTTCATGTACATCTGGATCTCCATCTATCATGCCATTCAGCAATACTACTGTTATGGCGGAAGCAAGAGAGGAAAAAGATGTACCAAGCTACATGAGTTTGACAGAATCAACAAAGGCTAAACTCAAAGCTTTAAGGAGCTCTTCGCAGAATTCTAAGAGACTCACAATGGACGATTGTCTGTCTCATAACACAAATTCAACGTTTCTGAATGGATATAATAGCATAAGCAGTTCTGGCTCCGACCCTTCGGTTAATATATGGAAGGATCGTTGTGCGACACCTCTAAGAGCGAGTTACTATCAAAAACGATACGGAAGGAGATAG